One window from the genome of Garra rufa chromosome 1, GarRuf1.0, whole genome shotgun sequence encodes:
- the LOC141342058 gene encoding uncharacterized protein — translation MIEENKKSEELSEAEEKHYNSRSKTKKTIQCGKSLINKQHFELHMRIHTGEKPFTCDQCGKSFSCKQNLKSHMMTHTGEKPFECDHCGSAFSTKQHLELHLRIHTGEKPFICNQCGNSFSRKAYLDVHMRLHTGEKPHWCDRCGKSFTQSAHLRRHMMGHMGKKPYACDYCDMTFFEAGELKKHLTVHSKEKPHSCSACGKSFSRMQYLQKHEKTHTGVRDHMCFECGKTFISADGLILHQRIHTGEKPYKCSHCDKRFNQSSSRKSHERIHSDEKPHTCDQCGASFRHKSTLKHHMRAHIEKKPHT, via the coding sequence ATGATTGAAgagaacaagaaaagtgaagaactgagtgaagcagaggagaaaCATTACAACAGTCGCTCAAAGACTAAAAAGACcattcagtgtggaaagagtctgataaacaaacaacattttgagcttcacatgagaatccacactggagagaaaccgttcacatgtgatcaatgtgggaagagtttctcatgCAAACAAAATCTTAAGAGTCACATGATGacccacaccggagagaagccgtttGAGTGTGATCATTGTGGGTCGGCATTCTCAACGAAACAACATCTTGAGCTTCACttgagaattcatactggagagaagccattcatATGTAATCAGTGCGGCAATAGCTTCAGTCGAAAAGCATATCTTGATGTTCACATGAGacttcatactggagagaagccgcaCTGGTGTGATcgatgtgggaagagtttcacacaatCAGCACACCTTAGAAGACACATGATGGGCCACATGGGAAAGAAACCGTACGCATGTGATTACTGTGACATGACATTTTTTGAGGCAGGAGAACTGAAGAAACACCTGACGGTTCATTCGAAAGAGAAGCCACATTCATGTTCTgcatgtggaaagagtttttcacggATGCAGTATTTGCAGAAACATGAGAAAACACACACTGGTGTTAGAGatcacatgtgctttgagtgtggaaAGACTTTTATTTCAGCGGATGGTTTAATATTGCACCAGAggattcacacaggagagaaaccgtacaagtgttcacactgtgacaagagattcaatcagTCGTCAAGTCGTAAATCGCACGAAAGGATCCACAGCGACGAGAAGCCGCAcacgtgtgatcagtgcgggGCGAGTTTCAGACACAAATCAACTCTTAAGCATCACATGCGAGCTCACATCGAAAAGAAACCACATACATGA